In Sebastes fasciatus isolate fSebFas1 chromosome 15, fSebFas1.pri, whole genome shotgun sequence, a genomic segment contains:
- the ccdc170 gene encoding coiled-coil domain-containing protein 170 — protein MEYMENSDEVDQSHERERLKMRIAVLDESVKSCEVECKASRETVLRLVAELGRERRKAASSTAALDSLKGELNGLVVGRRSVEMERGTLMERVEASKRVIEAARRESQCLEKQVEELERKLQSSQGETQTAEEKLQMFLKKVAGLLQGRSEDVILLTEKEVLHKLDNFCNKALSEMEARLCHVSEELSEQTELQLSALQRAQLAEQQVQDLRERLQGLETELLAADMHRDGLRHSKQHYEEFLEQVSEMMKVDSIAVDLGFDMRLKLILSRAEQLVKQETTALVESKSLTYSLQRKFKSQKDQLESKGLHIQLLRKKVSEMEEEKRSRSALGVERDDAHLEARRLQRKLERLQGELKVTKLSNTELKAQLSHTNELKLKVVEQSQTMQEQKKRLDQLVEGKTKVEKKLNTVSSDLQSQEKKTREDQQQLNTLRQSLTHLSDSERELVDFRMVISQMLGLDATALALPNYEIIKSLETLLHTHHHHHHLHHVDMPWHCPTHQRPHLPQIQDLPDTSSFDLSTSRSAVPLHET, from the exons ATGGAATATATGGAAAACTCTGATGAG GTGGACCAGTCTCATGAGAGGGAGAGGCTGAAGATGAGAATTGCTGTTTTGGACGAGAGTGTGAAGTCCTGTGAGGTGGAGTGTAAAGCCAGCAGAGAGACGGTGCTGAGGCTGGTGGCAGAGCTGGGCCGAGAGAGGAGGAAGGCTGCCAGCAGTACAGCAGCTCTCGATTCACTCAAAGGG GAGTTAAATGGCCTGGTGGTGGGAAGGAGGAGTGTTGAGATGGAGAGGGGAACCCTGATGGAGAGGGTTGAGGCCAGCAAGAGAGTCATAGAGGCAGCGAGGCGAGAGTCCCAGTGTTTGGAGAAACAGGTGGAGGAGCTGGAAAGAAAACTACAGTCAAGCCAAGGAGAGACCCAGACTGCTGAGGAGAAACTACAGATGTTCCTGAAAAAGGTGGCAGGCCTGCTGCAGGGGAGGTCTGAGGATGTCATCCTGCTCACAGAGAAAGAGGTTTTACACAAACTGGATAACTTCTGCAATAAG GCTTTGTCAGAGATGGAGGCCAGGCTGTGTCACGTCTCCGAGGAGCTGAGCGAGCAGACAGAGCTCCAGCTCAGTGCCCTGCAGAGGGCTCAGCTTGCAGAACAGCAAGTCCAGGACCTGAGGGAGAGACTGCAGGGTCTGGAGACAGAGCTGCTGGCAGCAGATATGCATCGTGACGGGCTGAGACACAGCAAACAGCAT TATGAAGAGTTCCTGGAACAGGTGTCAGAGATGATGAAGGTTGACAGTATTGCTGTGGATCTGGGCTTTGACATGAGGCTGAAACTCATTCTGTCACGTGCAGAGCAGCTTGTTAAACAAGAAACAACTGCTTTAGTGGAGAGCAAAAGTCTGACCTACAGTCTACAGAGAAAG TTTAAGTCTCAGAAGGACCAACTAGAGAGCAAAGGACTCCACATCCAGCTCCTGAGGAAGAAGGtgtcagagatggaggaggagaagaggagccGATCAGCGTTGGGTGTTGAGAGAGATGATGCTCATCTGGAGGCCAGGAGGCTGCAGAGAAAACTGGAGCGTCTCCAAGGAGAGCTGAAGGTCACCAAGCTGTCCAACACTGAGCTCAAGGCCCAGCTGTCCCACACCAATGAGCTCAAG CTGAAAGTGGTGGAACAGAGTCAGACCATGCAGGAGCAGAAAAAGAGGCTGGATCAGCTGGTGGAGGGGAAGACCAAGGTGGAGAAGAAGCTGAACACGGTGAGCTCAGACCTGCAGAGCCAAGAGAAGaagaccagagaggaccagcaGCAACTCAACACCCTCAGACAGAGCCTGACTCATCTGTctgacagtgagagagag TTGGTGGATTTCCGGATGGTTATTTCCCAGATGTTGGGTCTGGATGCCACAGCCCTGGCTCTGCCAAATTACGAAATCATCAAATCACTGGAGACCCTTCTTCAcactcatcatcaccatcaccaccttcATCATGTTGACATGCCCTGGCACTGTCCTACTCACCAGAGGCCTCATCTCCCCCAAATCCAGGACCTTCCTGACACCTCCTCCTTTGACCTATCTACCTCCAGGTCTGCAGTTCCCCTTCACGAAACCTAG